The following proteins are encoded in a genomic region of Reichenbachiella sp.:
- a CDS encoding toxin-antitoxin system YwqK family antitoxin: protein MKYVISFLFLISVGTHVSAQEKIKTYYDDEKYSLMEEYYVIEKDTILLDGPYKKFSPSGQVIVTGEYKEGKREGEFLNIYENGKIQRKTTYENGLRQGMTKVYNQEGQLIQQVQFRNDSLIGELVTYFPNGKTKNTTTFKNGKPDGLVKEYYPTGVLKEEVNYKNGKQHGLNTTYYESGSPKSKINYTFGVIDGIMISYYPNGQMDTKATQSNHSLHGEYIKYYSNGQIKMQGQYENGMRNGEFKSYYEDGSLEKKLNIVDDKMTGANLTYFPNGDLKIKANYSNEEKNWTEEEYNQSGKLIATRQYKEDFKSGTWKFFNAKGDLVLKENYELGKLEGKRTTYDEKGNITKVEPYEKGKKHGEATVYFSNGKKAEVLNYKFDRLDGEYIKYSKSQDPEITGRYTRNEKNGEWVYYDKKGEVLKKETYKFGRLVSEK, encoded by the coding sequence ATGAAGTACGTAATCAGTTTTTTGTTTTTGATATCAGTGGGAACACATGTTTCTGCTCAAGAAAAAATAAAGACCTATTATGATGATGAAAAATACTCTTTGATGGAAGAGTATTATGTAATTGAAAAAGACACCATCCTACTAGATGGTCCTTACAAAAAATTCAGCCCCTCCGGTCAGGTCATTGTAACTGGCGAATACAAAGAAGGCAAACGCGAAGGTGAGTTTCTAAACATCTACGAAAACGGGAAAATTCAACGTAAAACTACTTATGAAAATGGCCTACGTCAAGGTATGACGAAAGTATACAATCAAGAAGGTCAATTGATTCAGCAAGTTCAATTCAGAAATGATTCTTTGATTGGTGAATTGGTCACCTATTTCCCGAATGGGAAAACCAAAAATACTACCACATTTAAAAATGGAAAGCCCGACGGGCTAGTGAAAGAATATTATCCGACAGGCGTCTTGAAAGAAGAAGTCAATTATAAAAACGGAAAGCAGCACGGACTGAATACCACCTATTATGAATCCGGTTCGCCAAAGTCCAAAATCAATTATACTTTTGGTGTCATCGACGGCATCATGATCAGCTACTATCCGAATGGTCAGATGGATACCAAGGCCACGCAGTCGAATCATTCGCTACACGGAGAGTACATCAAATACTACAGCAATGGCCAGATCAAAATGCAAGGGCAATATGAAAATGGCATGCGAAATGGCGAATTCAAATCGTATTACGAAGATGGCAGTCTGGAGAAGAAGCTCAACATTGTAGACGATAAAATGACTGGCGCCAACCTCACTTATTTCCCCAATGGGGATTTGAAAATCAAAGCCAATTACTCGAACGAGGAAAAAAACTGGACTGAAGAGGAGTATAATCAATCAGGCAAACTCATTGCTACCCGACAATACAAAGAAGACTTCAAATCCGGTACCTGGAAGTTCTTCAATGCCAAAGGTGATTTGGTATTGAAAGAAAATTATGAACTAGGCAAGCTAGAAGGCAAGCGTACAACATACGACGAAAAAGGAAATATCACCAAAGTAGAGCCTTACGAAAAAGGCAAAAAGCACGGAGAGGCAACCGTTTATTTCAGCAATGGAAAAAAAGCCGAAGTACTGAATTATAAGTTTGACCGATTGGACGGCGAGTACATCAAATATAGCAAATCACAAGACCCAGAAATCACTGGCCGTTATACACGTAATGAAAAAAATGGCGAGTGGGTCTACTACGACAAAAAAGGCGAAGTGCTGAAAAAGGAGACTTATAAGTTTGGGCGATTGGTCTCTGAGAAATAA